Below is a window of Candidatus Trichorickettsia mobilis DNA.
ATCCAGAAAACTAGGAGCTGATATTTCTAATTCAATACAACTATTAACAAGTGCTACTATCAATAAAAATGGTAAATATCGTGCCATCATGAATAAATCATCTCTAAACCCCAGTATTAGATCCCTTGCAAACGCTTTTACTTACCGAAATTTACTTTTGGCACAGTTCTAGCCTCAGCTTCTGCTGCAAATGAATCTTTAGTAGTTAAATTTAAAAATGATTTATTAATCAAAGAACCAGGAAATTGTCTAAGTGCGTAATTATATTCTTTAACTTCATTATTATAGTTTTGTCTGGCTACATTAATTCTATTTTCTGTACCCTCTAATTGAGCTAATAAATCACGATAAGTTTCAGATGCTTTTAAGTCTGGGTAATTTTCTGCTATAGCCAATAATTTTGTTAAGGAGCCGCTTAATTGATTTTGCGCTTGTTGATATTTCTGCAATGCTTCAGGATTATCTAAAGATGATGCATCTATTTTTACAGCAGTTGCATTTGCTCGTGCCTCAACAACTTTTTGCAAAGTTTCTGATTCATAAGTACTATAAGCTTTTACTGTTTGGACTAAGTTAGGAATAAGATCTAGCCTGCGCTGCAAGGTAGATTCTAAATTTCCCCATTCACGTTTTACCGCCTCATCGTGTGAGATAAGGCTATTATAAGAACCAATTGCGCTTAGTATCAATATAATTACCGATGCTATGACTGCTAAAGTAACTTTATTCATAAAAATCCTCCCTAAAATTCATCAGAAGCTCCCACCACCGCCAGAACTCCCTCCGCCTCCAGAAAAAGAGCTGCCGCCACCATAATCACCAGAATTCCCTCTACCTCCACCAAGAGATAAACGTCCACTATATGTCAAAATATAACATACAGCAAAGCTTATTCCGCTATATAATAAGAGATCCGTCAAAGTATTTAGCTTCCCCCAATAATACAGCATGGGCAAGCTTATTACCGAACCAATGGTAGCATAAATTAACCTGCTTTTTTGAGATGTTCTAAAAGAAAATAGTATAGATGACGCAAAAAAAAGCATAACAGCAACTATTAGCAAAGCGCTATCATTAGTTTGTTTTGTAGGATTAGTTTGAGTATACTCACCTTGTATAACTTTAATAATACTATCAATACCTTGTGCAATACCAGAGTTAAAATCACCTTGCGCTAGTAATGGTTTGATATCATCTCGAATAATTCTAGCACTTGTTACATCAGTCAATCTTCCTTCTAATCCTCTACCTACCTCTATTCTGATAGCGCGATCTTCAAGCGCAATTATTAGTAAAACTCCGTTATCTATCTTTGTTCGACCAATACCCCAACCATTAAATACAGCTATTGCAAAATTCTCAATTGGTACGCCTTTTAAAGAAGGTATAGTTAATATCACTAGTTGGGTTGAATCTCTTTGTTCTAGTTGAGTTAATTTTTGTTCAAGAGTGTTTACCGTAGCTGCCGATAATAAATTTGCATAATCATTAACTCTTCCTGATAAAGGTGGTATTTCTATAGCAAGACTATTAAATACCCAAATCATAAATAAGAAAATAATGTTTACCTTCTTCATATTAACTTAACTTCTTTGAGTAGATAGCTTTAATTATATCTTGTTTTTTCATATTTCCCAAAGATTAACTAAGAGTTTCGTGTCTTTAAATGTAGCCACCAAGATTTATATAATACTTGACTGAATTACTAGGGTAATATAACATGTAATTAAATTATATGTAGCAGAATGGCAAGGTTCATTATGATGCTTAGCACTAAAGGTAGATATGCGGTTATGGCAATTTTAGATATAGCAACGCAAGATATGCAAAAACCTACTAGTTTGGCTGAAATTGCTGCACGGCAAAATATTGCTCTAAATTATTTAGAACAAATTTTTGCTAAACTTAGGAAAGCCGGTTTAGTTAATGCAATTAAAGGACCGGGTGGCGGTTATATAATTAGTGTAGAACTAAATCAGCTAACTATCGCTGCTATCATTGATGCAGTAGAAGAAAATATTGAAATGACTAGGTGTAAAATTAACTCATATCCTGGATGTATGCCAGACCACGCCAAATGCAAAACACATGATTTATGGCATGGCTTGAGTGAGCATATTAGAAGTTATTTTACTGCAATTTCAGTTGCAGATATATTGTAACCATGATTTATCTTGATAATAACGCAACTACAGCCACTCATAAAGATGTTGCAGGTTTTATGTATAGTATAATGAAACAACCATTAAATCCTTCGTCTATACATGCTAGTGGTCGTAATGCCAAAAATATTATGGAACAAGCACGAATACAAATTAAAGAGTTAATAGGGATTGCTCCATACTCTCGTGAATATAACATAATCTTTACAGCTACCGGGACGGAAGCCAATAATTTGATATTATCTAATTTTATTGATGGTGATGTTTTCGTTTCAACAGTAGAACATTTATCAATCTTAAGCCAACAAGATTGTTATCCTGATATAAAAACTATCGCTGTTGATGATCATGGTATGGTTAACCTTGATTCTCTGACACATTTATTAAGTCAAAGTAAAAAAAGCAAGAAGCTGGTTTCGGTAATGCTAGCAAATAATGAAACTGGAGCAATTCAACCACTAAAAAATATAGCAAAAATTGCTAAACAATATGGTGCTTTGGTACATAGTGACTGCGTACAAGCTGTTGGCAAGATGGTGGTAGATATTGCTGATCTTGATTTAGATTTTGCTGTGATCTCAGGGCATAAATTTGGTGGATCAATAGGTGCTGCAGCATTAATTGCTAAAACTAAACATCATCTGGTGCCTCATATTATTGGTGGTAAACAGGAAATGGGTTTGCGCGCTGGTACTGAGAACGTTGCTGCCATAGCAGGATTAGGGTTGGCAGCAAAAATTGCTCAAGCAGAACTCTCACAACGGATTCAGCATATGCGACTATTGCAGCAAAGATTAGAAAGTAATTTAGGTAATATATTTCCACAAATTACTATATTATCATCAATTGTTCCGCGCATTCCTAATACTTCCCTTATTAGCTTACCAGGTATGTTATCTTCATTGCAAGTGATAGCTTTGGATTTACGTGAGATAGCAGTTAGTTCTGGTTCTGCCTGCTCTTCCGGTAAAGTCAATAAATCACATGTGTTAAAAGCGATGGGTGTTAATGCCGAAATTGCAGCATCAGCAATCAGAATTTCGACATCACCAGATAATTCGGTAGAGGATATTGATGGTTTTATTAATGCATTCAAAGAAATACATGTAGTAGAGGGGAGTTGCCAATTATAATATTTTATTAAACACCACAGAGGCCAATTCCAACCGTCTGAGTTTAGGGAGCTTCTAGCAGTTTTAATTGACAACTTGCGTTAGCGTTATGTTACCTAATGTCATCCCGAACTTGTTTCGGGATCTCATCAGGACTTCATAAGATCCTAAAACAAGTTCGGGATGACTAATTAATTGACTCAGTTTAGTGAAGAACAAAAATTCAATATAACTAATAATTAAAGATAATATGAGTGAACTTGAACAACTAAAACAAAGACTACTGGTAAATGGTTGTACATTTCCAATTTACCTGGATTATCAGGCTACTACTCCTATGGATCCTAGAGTATTGGAAGCAATGTTACCATATTTCACCACTAAATTTGGCAACCCTCATTCTCGTAGCCATACTTTTGGCTGGGAAGCAGAGGAAGCAGTTGAACTAGCGCGCGCTCATGTAGCTAAATTAATTAATGCTACACCAAGGGAGATTATTTTCACCTCTGGAGCGACAGAATCCAATAATCTGGCGATAAAAGGAATATCTAAATTTTACGGTAGTAAAAAAAATCATATAATTACTTTAGCCACTGAACATAAATGCGTCCTTGATGCATGCAGACATGCTGAACAGGATGGATTTCAGGTAACTTATCTACCAGTAAAACAGAATGGTTTAGTTGATTTAGAATTGTTGCAGCAAACTATTACCGCAAATACGATGCTAGTTTCGATAATGGCTGTACATAATGAAATTGGAGTAATTCAACCCTTGGCACAAATTGGTAAAATCTGTCGTGCCAATGGAGTTTTTTTTCATTCAGATATAGCTCAAGCTTATGGAAAAATTCCAATTGATGTTAATGAATGTAATATTGATCTTGCTAGCATTTCTGGCCATAAAATTTATGGACCGAAAGGTGTTGGAGCCTTATATGTACGTAAAAAACCTCGTGTCCGCCTAAGTCCTATAATCAACGGTGGTGGACAGGAGCGGGGCATGAGATCAGGTACTCTGGCCTCACCGCTAATCGTAGGTTTTGGTAAAGCTGCCGAAATTGCTTTAGTTGAAATGGATCAAGACTATTTACATGTCAAAAATTTATTTAATAAATTTGTGGGTCTGATTACCAGTCAAATTCCTGATGTTTATTTGAATGGTGATCGAAACCAACGATATCCTGGTAATATTAATTTGAGTTTTGCTTATATTGAGGGTGAATCGATGATTCTGGCAGTCAAAGATTTAGCGGTGTCCTCTGGTTCAGCCTGTACTTCCTCTTCTCTTGAACCTTCATATGTATTACGGGCGCTTGGAGTAGATGAAGAGCTGGCACATACTTCTCTTAGATTTGGAGTTGGAAGATTTACTCGTGAAGATGAGATTGACTATGCGGTAGAGCTTATAATTTCTAAAATCAAATTCTTGAGAGAAATGAGTCCACTCTGGGAAATGGTTCAAGAGGGGGTGGACTTAAAGCAGATTAAGTGGGCAACACATTAAAAGTATAATACTTTTAATGCCATCTCGAGCCCCGCATGTCATCCCGAACTTGTTTCGGGATCTCATCAGGTTCATAAGATCCCGAAACAAGTTCGGGATGACAAGCGGCGTTCGGGATGGTATGGCATGCGGTGTACATTAACGCTCCCGGCAGACTTTTTTAAAACTTGTGAGGTAAAAATATGGCATATGATAAAAAAGTAATCGATCATTATGAAAATCCACGTAACGTAGGATCTTTAGATAAAACAGATACTACTGTGGGTACTGGTTTGGTTGGCGCGCCTGCTTGTGGCGATGTAATGAAATTACAAATTAGAGTTAACGCAGAAGGTATGATTGAAGAAGCCAAATTTAAAACTTTTGGTTGTGGTTCTGCAATTGCTTCTAGCTCTTTAGTAACTGAATGGATCAAAGGTAAATCGGTAGATGAGGCAGAAGCAATTAGAAATACTGAAATTGCAGAGTACTTATCACTACCACCAGTAAAGCTTCATTGCTCTTTGCTGGCTGAGGATGCGGTAAAGGCAGCTATAAAAGACTATAAAGATAAACAAGCAGCAAAATCTGTAATATGACAGCAATAAGACCTAAGCAAGTACTTGTGCTAACTGAGCCAGCAGTAGAACAAATCAAACTGTTACTTAAAAAGAGCCAGAAACCGGTAGTTGGTATCAGAATTGGCGTTAAGTCAGGCGGTTGTTCCGGTTATAGCTATTACTTTGAATATGCCGATGAGAAAAAACCATTTGATGAAGTAATAGAACAGCATGGCGTCACTATTTTAATTGATCCCAAAGCATTAATGTATCTAATTGGTACTGAGATGGATTATCATAATGATCAATTCAAATCTGGATTTGTTTTTGTTAATCCTAATGAAAAAGGAAGATGTGGCTGTGGCAAATCATTTAATGTTTGAAGATATCTTGCCACCTACTCATTATTGCCATATTTGCGATTAACACTATATAAAATTTATTGCTTTCGTAACATAGTTTATTTATAAAGTATAGATGTATAAAATTTATTTTTTGCCCATTTTTATTATAGCCTTAATGTTAAGTGGGTGTATGCCAGCTATTTTTACTGGTGCTGTTAGCTCAACTATGGCTGTTGCTGGAGACCGGTCTGTCGGCACTGCAATTGATGATACCAAAATTGCTGCAAGAATTAAAGCTGACTTTGTAAAAAACAATTTTAGAGAATTATATACTAAAATCTCCGTTAGCGTATTGAATGCTC
It encodes the following:
- a CDS encoding LemA family protein gives rise to the protein MNKVTLAVIASVIILILSAIGSYNSLISHDEAVKREWGNLESTLQRRLDLIPNLVQTVKAYSTYESETLQKVVEARANATAVKIDASSLDNPEALQKYQQAQNQLSGSLTKLLAIAENYPDLKASETYRDLLAQLEGTENRINVARQNYNNEVKEYNYALRQFPGSLINKSFLNLTTKDSFAAEAEARTVPKVNFGK
- a CDS encoding TPM domain-containing protein yields the protein MKKVNIIFLFMIWVFNSLAIEIPPLSGRVNDYANLLSAATVNTLEQKLTQLEQRDSTQLVILTIPSLKGVPIENFAIAVFNGWGIGRTKIDNGVLLIIALEDRAIRIEVGRGLEGRLTDVTSARIIRDDIKPLLAQGDFNSGIAQGIDSIIKVIQGEYTQTNPTKQTNDSALLIVAVMLFFASSILFSFRTSQKSRLIYATIGSVISLPMLYYWGKLNTLTDLLLYSGISFAVCYILTYSGRLSLGGGRGNSGDYGGGSSFSGGGGSSGGGGSF
- a CDS encoding Rrf2 family transcriptional regulator; amino-acid sequence: MMLSTKGRYAVMAILDIATQDMQKPTSLAEIAARQNIALNYLEQIFAKLRKAGLVNAIKGPGGGYIISVELNQLTIAAIIDAVEENIEMTRCKINSYPGCMPDHAKCKTHDLWHGLSEHIRSYFTAISVADIL
- a CDS encoding cysteine desulfurase family protein, coding for MIYLDNNATTATHKDVAGFMYSIMKQPLNPSSIHASGRNAKNIMEQARIQIKELIGIAPYSREYNIIFTATGTEANNLILSNFIDGDVFVSTVEHLSILSQQDCYPDIKTIAVDDHGMVNLDSLTHLLSQSKKSKKLVSVMLANNETGAIQPLKNIAKIAKQYGALVHSDCVQAVGKMVVDIADLDLDFAVISGHKFGGSIGAAALIAKTKHHLVPHIIGGKQEMGLRAGTENVAAIAGLGLAAKIAQAELSQRIQHMRLLQQRLESNLGNIFPQITILSSIVPRIPNTSLISLPGMLSSLQVIALDLREIAVSSGSACSSGKVNKSHVLKAMGVNAEIAASAIRISTSPDNSVEDIDGFINAFKEIHVVEGSCQL
- a CDS encoding IscS subfamily cysteine desulfurase — protein: MSELEQLKQRLLVNGCTFPIYLDYQATTPMDPRVLEAMLPYFTTKFGNPHSRSHTFGWEAEEAVELARAHVAKLINATPREIIFTSGATESNNLAIKGISKFYGSKKNHIITLATEHKCVLDACRHAEQDGFQVTYLPVKQNGLVDLELLQQTITANTMLVSIMAVHNEIGVIQPLAQIGKICRANGVFFHSDIAQAYGKIPIDVNECNIDLASISGHKIYGPKGVGALYVRKKPRVRLSPIINGGGQERGMRSGTLASPLIVGFGKAAEIALVEMDQDYLHVKNLFNKFVGLITSQIPDVYLNGDRNQRYPGNINLSFAYIEGESMILAVKDLAVSSGSACTSSSLEPSYVLRALGVDEELAHTSLRFGVGRFTREDEIDYAVELIISKIKFLREMSPLWEMVQEGVDLKQIKWATH
- the iscU gene encoding Fe-S cluster assembly scaffold IscU produces the protein MAYDKKVIDHYENPRNVGSLDKTDTTVGTGLVGAPACGDVMKLQIRVNAEGMIEEAKFKTFGCGSAIASSSLVTEWIKGKSVDEAEAIRNTEIAEYLSLPPVKLHCSLLAEDAVKAAIKDYKDKQAAKSVI
- a CDS encoding iron-sulfur cluster assembly accessory protein, coding for MTAIRPKQVLVLTEPAVEQIKLLLKKSQKPVVGIRIGVKSGGCSGYSYYFEYADEKKPFDEVIEQHGVTILIDPKALMYLIGTEMDYHNDQFKSGFVFVNPNEKGRCGCGKSFNV